Proteins encoded together in one Pseudomonas sp. ADAK13 window:
- a CDS encoding sigma-70 family RNA polymerase sigma factor, with translation MNIGQFAFQRQVETLYVDHNGWLRTVLRRKLGNAFDAADLAHDVYLQLMRKGQLPPTGESRRHLTQIANGLVIDLYRRRQIESAYLQALALLPEPSAPDEETRALAIEALIQIDAALHSLPPKARQALLLCKLDGLSYREIAAELQVSVSSVEKYIAAGLMACYQTLHG, from the coding sequence GTGAACATCGGACAGTTCGCCTTTCAACGCCAGGTTGAAACTCTATACGTCGACCACAACGGCTGGCTACGCACCGTATTGCGGCGCAAGCTGGGCAACGCGTTCGACGCCGCCGACCTGGCCCACGACGTCTACCTGCAACTCATGCGCAAGGGCCAACTGCCGCCCACCGGCGAGTCCCGGCGTCATCTCACCCAGATCGCCAACGGCCTGGTCATCGACCTCTACCGGCGCCGCCAGATCGAATCCGCCTACCTGCAAGCCCTGGCCCTCTTGCCCGAACCCTCGGCACCGGACGAAGAAACCCGAGCCCTGGCCATCGAGGCCCTCATCCAAATCGACGCCGCCCTGCACAGCCTGCCACCCAAGGCGCGCCAGGCGCTGTTGCTGTGCAAGCTCGACGGCCTGAGCTACCGCGAGATCGCCGCCGAGTTACAGGTCTCCGTCTCGTCGGTGGAAAAATACATCGCCGCCGGCCTGATGGCCTGCTACCAGACCCTGCACGGCTGA
- a CDS encoding FecR domain-containing protein: MSTEQPISPDIIERATAWMARLWADDASEADHANCLSWRAEHPHHELAWTRLLGFEQKLHSVPASVAKHSLAEPDAPDALNRRSTLRLLGLLVAAGGLTYGVRRTDAWQLASAGHSTATGEVREVALPDGTRVVLASASAIDVQFDDHQRLVLLRAGEVFITTAPSPRPFRVQTRQGLLQALGTRFSVRQCDDSCQVAVLEGAVHVQPAHGAGVRVEAGQGTTISRDQVHPVTQVTDRNVAWVKGLLVADATRLDELVAELARYRPGVLRCAPEVAMLRVSGVLHLDNTDLALDNLAAALPIRVVRRTRYWVTVSAPA; the protein is encoded by the coding sequence ATGTCGACCGAGCAGCCCATCTCCCCGGATATCATCGAACGCGCCACCGCCTGGATGGCGCGCCTGTGGGCCGATGACGCGAGTGAGGCGGACCACGCCAACTGCCTGAGCTGGCGTGCCGAACACCCCCATCACGAACTGGCCTGGACACGCCTGCTGGGCTTCGAGCAAAAACTTCACAGCGTGCCCGCCTCGGTAGCCAAACACAGCCTGGCCGAACCCGACGCCCCTGACGCCCTCAATCGTCGGAGCACCCTGCGGTTGCTCGGCCTGCTGGTCGCGGCGGGTGGCCTTACCTACGGCGTGCGCCGCACCGACGCCTGGCAACTGGCAAGCGCCGGCCATAGCACGGCCACTGGCGAAGTTCGCGAAGTCGCATTGCCCGACGGCACCCGCGTGGTGCTGGCGTCCGCCTCGGCGATTGACGTGCAGTTCGACGACCATCAGCGCCTGGTGCTGCTGCGGGCCGGCGAGGTGTTCATCACTACCGCGCCGTCACCCCGGCCGTTTCGGGTACAGACGCGCCAGGGCCTGCTTCAGGCCCTGGGCACACGTTTCAGCGTGCGCCAATGCGATGACAGCTGCCAGGTGGCGGTGCTGGAGGGCGCCGTGCACGTCCAGCCCGCGCACGGTGCCGGTGTGCGGGTTGAGGCCGGCCAGGGCACGACGATCTCCAGAGACCAGGTACACCCCGTCACGCAGGTGACTGACCGCAACGTCGCCTGGGTCAAGGGCCTGCTGGTGGCCGACGCTACGCGGCTTGATGAACTGGTCGCCGAGCTGGCGCGCTATCGCCCCGGTGTACTGCGTTGCGCGCCGGAGGTGGCAATGCTGCGGGTCAGCGGGGTGTTGCACCTGGACAATACCGACCTGGCGCTGGACAACCTCGCCGCCGCGTTGCCGATACGCGTGGTGCGGCGGACGCGCTACTGGGTGACCGTCAGCGCCCCTGCCTGA
- a CDS encoding ABC transporter ATP-binding protein encodes MSNKDRAAAKPGGRGAVSQVLRPVRGRLVAAALLAGVGNMLTLVPLGGIVHIARIALGGPSMAQASSEVWLTIGVSLASLFTGMLLLTLAETIAHLADNHLTRHLRLAIARRLSQVPLGWFTERASGEVKQAMQDDIGILHGLTAHFYTTVGRCAGAVLLSTVYLFTVDWRMALVSLLPFPGFFLFFARAMNASGSHMQAFVERMTRVNNAVVEFVNGIPVVKAFGATGKAHAGYREAVDDFSEAFVAFTRPLVGTMANANAMIAPVTVLAVVLTFGMLFVSLGWISAVEVLPFALVAPGICAPLMLLSYIAHDLDNAAGAAQRVQALLATPVLAQVEPGSERLPKDAEVRVENLGYAYHPQNPVLSDISFTLKPGTVTAIVGASGSGKSTLARLLLRFFDPTEGRITLGGVDLRQVEASQLYSLIGFVLQEVRLVHASVAENIALGRPSASQKEIEAAARAANIHECIIGLPRGYASVIGEDAQLSGGEQQRISIARAVLLAPPVLVLDEPTAAADAGNEVAIQEALSRFAQGRTLLVIAHRLDTVMHADHIIVLENGRIVEQGTHPRLIAQEGRYARLWALGGYKQTREQALPTC; translated from the coding sequence ATGAGTAACAAGGACAGGGCTGCGGCCAAACCCGGGGGGCGGGGCGCGGTCTCGCAGGTGTTGAGGCCGGTACGCGGGCGATTGGTCGCTGCGGCGCTGCTGGCCGGTGTGGGTAACATGCTGACGCTGGTGCCGCTGGGCGGGATTGTGCATATCGCGAGGATCGCCCTCGGAGGGCCGTCGATGGCCCAGGCCTCGAGCGAGGTGTGGTTGACGATCGGCGTCAGCCTGGCGAGCCTGTTCACGGGCATGCTGCTGCTGACGCTTGCCGAGACCATTGCGCACCTGGCCGACAATCACCTCACTCGCCACCTGCGGCTGGCGATCGCCCGGCGACTGAGCCAAGTGCCGCTGGGCTGGTTCACCGAGCGGGCGTCCGGCGAGGTCAAGCAGGCGATGCAGGACGATATCGGCATCCTGCATGGCCTCACGGCGCATTTCTACACCACCGTGGGCCGTTGCGCCGGGGCCGTGCTGCTGTCGACGGTCTATCTGTTCACGGTGGACTGGCGCATGGCGCTGGTCTCGCTGCTGCCGTTTCCGGGGTTTTTCCTGTTTTTTGCCCGGGCGATGAACGCCAGCGGCAGCCACATGCAGGCCTTTGTCGAGCGCATGACCCGGGTCAATAACGCGGTGGTCGAGTTCGTCAACGGCATTCCCGTGGTCAAGGCTTTCGGCGCCACCGGCAAGGCCCATGCGGGTTACCGGGAGGCAGTGGATGATTTCAGCGAAGCCTTTGTTGCGTTCACCCGGCCGCTGGTAGGGACGATGGCCAACGCCAACGCGATGATCGCCCCGGTGACGGTGCTCGCGGTGGTGCTGACGTTCGGCATGCTGTTTGTCAGCCTTGGCTGGATCAGCGCCGTGGAGGTGCTGCCGTTTGCCCTGGTTGCGCCGGGCATTTGCGCGCCGCTGATGCTGCTGAGTTACATCGCTCACGATCTGGACAACGCCGCCGGTGCTGCCCAGCGTGTGCAGGCACTGCTGGCAACGCCGGTACTGGCGCAGGTGGAACCGGGTTCCGAGCGGCTACCCAAGGACGCCGAGGTGCGTGTCGAAAACCTCGGCTATGCCTACCACCCACAGAACCCGGTACTTTCCGACATCAGCTTTACCCTCAAGCCCGGCACGGTGACGGCCATTGTCGGGGCCTCGGGTTCGGGCAAGTCGACCCTGGCGCGCCTGTTGCTGCGCTTTTTCGACCCGACCGAAGGGCGTATCACCCTGGGGGGCGTCGACCTGCGGCAGGTCGAGGCCTCGCAGCTCTACAGCCTGATCGGTTTTGTGCTGCAAGAGGTGCGGCTGGTCCACGCCAGCGTGGCCGAGAACATCGCCCTCGGCCGGCCCAGCGCCAGCCAGAAGGAAATCGAGGCGGCCGCGCGGGCGGCGAATATTCATGAGTGCATCATCGGTTTGCCCCGGGGCTACGCCTCGGTGATCGGCGAGGACGCGCAACTGTCCGGTGGCGAGCAGCAGCGCATCAGCATCGCCCGCGCCGTATTGCTGGCGCCGCCGGTGCTGGTGCTGGATGAGCCCACGGCCGCCGCCGATGCGGGGAACGAGGTCGCGATCCAGGAGGCGCTGTCACGCTTTGCCCAGGGCCGCACGCTGCTGGTGATCGCCCATCGCCTCGATACCGTGATGCACGCCGACCACATCATCGTGCTGGAAAACGGCCGCATCGTTGAACAGGGCACCCACCCTCGACTGATCGCGCAGGAGGGCCGCTACGCGCGCCTGTGGGCGTTGGGCGGTTACAAACAGACCCGGGAACAGGCGCTGCCGACATGCTGA
- a CDS encoding ABC transporter ATP-binding protein yields the protein MLKTFIELLGDEGPVFRRYVGKVVFYGALCGLTLAALVPVLTDMLNGDLAEAALWLVVFLAAVVTCWATRREVEKAGVAVGVAVLQGGRQRIGDHVASLPVGWFTPDNTARLNQVVTQGMMAVAQLPAHVFTPVLSGVVTPLVLVLALCVLHWKLGLIAVLALPILGAAFWFSARLGRRADRAFQRSSAQTSQRMLEFAQSQSVLRAFSGSGSAVFLQRAIEQQHATGARLILLSATSVLLNMWLVQGVFAALLITAALWLDAYLGNALHVGSVIAVMVSLLLVSRFIDPLLEVAGYGETLRSAAVQLEAVREILAASPLQEPGAPHSPRDASVELFDVSFRHPGGPRDVLRGVNLRIEPGSMTALVGASGSGKTALLRLVARFFEVSQGQVCVGGVDVRQMSGEQLNAQISQIFQDTYLFQGSVADNIRLGKPDASDAQVLEAARQAGVQSIIERLPMGLSTRVGEGGARLSGGERQRIAIARALIKGAPILLVDEATAALDAENQAVIADTLARLRGTCTLIVIAHQLSTVVMADQIVVLDEGRVVEQGTPEQLTARQGRYARFLAQRRASKGWRIA from the coding sequence ATGCTGAAAACCTTTATCGAACTGCTGGGCGACGAGGGCCCGGTGTTCCGTCGTTACGTTGGTAAGGTGGTGTTCTACGGCGCGCTGTGCGGGCTGACCCTCGCCGCGCTGGTGCCGGTGCTGACCGATATGCTCAACGGTGACCTTGCCGAGGCCGCGTTGTGGCTGGTGGTGTTCCTCGCCGCGGTGGTCACGTGTTGGGCCACCCGCCGGGAAGTCGAGAAGGCCGGCGTGGCGGTCGGCGTAGCGGTGCTGCAAGGCGGGCGTCAGCGCATCGGCGACCACGTGGCCAGCTTGCCTGTCGGCTGGTTTACCCCCGATAACACGGCGCGGCTCAACCAGGTGGTGACCCAAGGCATGATGGCCGTGGCCCAGCTTCCCGCCCATGTCTTTACCCCGGTGCTCAGCGGCGTGGTGACGCCGTTGGTGCTGGTGCTGGCGTTGTGTGTGCTGCACTGGAAGCTGGGATTGATCGCGGTGTTGGCGCTGCCGATTCTCGGCGCAGCGTTTTGGTTCAGCGCGCGGCTGGGCCGGCGTGCCGACCGGGCGTTCCAACGCAGCTCGGCGCAGACCAGCCAGCGCATGCTGGAATTCGCCCAGTCGCAGTCGGTGTTGCGCGCATTCAGTGGCAGCGGCAGTGCGGTGTTCCTGCAACGGGCGATTGAACAGCAACACGCAACCGGGGCGCGCCTGATCCTGCTGTCCGCGACGTCGGTGCTGCTGAATATGTGGCTGGTGCAAGGGGTGTTTGCGGCCTTGTTGATCACTGCCGCATTGTGGCTTGACGCCTACCTGGGGAACGCCTTGCACGTGGGCTCGGTGATTGCGGTGATGGTGTCGCTGTTGCTGGTCAGCCGCTTCATTGACCCGCTGCTGGAGGTGGCCGGCTATGGCGAGACCCTGCGCAGCGCCGCGGTGCAGCTTGAGGCGGTACGGGAGATCCTGGCCGCATCACCGCTGCAGGAACCGGGCGCGCCGCACTCTCCACGGGACGCCTCGGTGGAATTGTTCGACGTCAGCTTCCGCCACCCGGGCGGTCCTCGGGACGTGCTGCGCGGGGTAAACCTGCGGATAGAGCCTGGCAGCATGACCGCACTGGTGGGCGCTTCGGGCTCCGGCAAGACCGCGCTGCTGCGGCTGGTCGCGCGGTTTTTCGAAGTCAGCCAAGGGCAAGTATGTGTGGGGGGCGTTGACGTGCGGCAGATGTCCGGCGAACAACTCAACGCGCAGATCAGCCAGATTTTCCAGGACACGTACCTGTTCCAGGGCAGTGTCGCCGACAACATTCGCCTCGGCAAACCCGACGCCAGCGATGCGCAAGTGCTGGAGGCCGCGCGGCAGGCCGGTGTGCAGTCGATTATCGAGCGCCTGCCCATGGGGCTTTCCACCCGTGTCGGCGAGGGCGGGGCGCGCCTGTCCGGCGGCGAGCGCCAGCGCATCGCGATCGCCCGTGCGCTGATCAAGGGCGCGCCGATCCTGCTGGTGGACGAAGCCACGGCGGCACTGGACGCCGAGAACCAGGCGGTGATCGCCGACACCCTGGCACGCTTGCGCGGCACGTGCACGTTGATCGTGATTGCGCATCAGTTGTCGACAGTGGTGATGGCTGACCAGATTGTGGTGCTGGATGAAGGGCGGGTGGTAGAGCAGGGCACGCCTGAACAGTTGACGGCGCGACAGGGGCGCTATGCCCGGTTCCTCGCGCAGCGGCGAGCGTCGAAGGGCTGGCGTATTGCCTAG
- a CDS encoding dipeptidase, producing the protein MDFSLKQLAVATLMAASLSVFTTQAQANLTPQQNAIILKTFSDASVKDFRQFLASLAKSDVAKSDNLGPAISAFLDNKNLTADQQNEIHRLLGLYARVKYGAAATETLRELVEIPTFQVAGVAQHDNPEFTKIAAKIKSLAESFNLNFRNIDNRVYEISLEGSGDEVVGIHAHADVVPVTPENWVLKDGTKLDPFKVTLIGDRMYGRGTEDDKNGIVVAMYAMKVIKEEKLPLARNFKLLVDTTEETSGDAIPYYFEHNPTPNYNLALDGGYPVVIAEKGYGTVMAKFPKRKAEGKGAEIISMTGGKATNQIPSASVVTLLTDKPAELAASLQKAGSEYAKRNGGDFEVAAKVVGKDVQLTVTGVSAHSSEPESGVNPVARVLDFLNSLDGKVALKHNQFTDAAHYAANNWGLDYLGGKLGVGFSDAFMGPLTTSLTYVGEDDNTFKLAVNLRVPKGKSPEALKAEIADKLAAWTQKNHVAVSFDYSIAEPMYRNPEGEWVKALLAVASENLGMEHKYGTSAGATSVHELPNGVQFGLARPEVKYTGHTDNEFKTVDQFLLDLQIVTEMMGRIGQLPKL; encoded by the coding sequence ATGGACTTTTCCCTCAAGCAACTGGCCGTAGCCACCCTGATGGCCGCCAGTCTTTCGGTGTTTACCACCCAGGCTCAAGCCAACCTCACGCCACAACAGAACGCGATCATCCTGAAGACCTTCAGCGATGCTTCGGTCAAGGATTTCCGGCAGTTCCTCGCCAGCCTGGCCAAGAGCGACGTGGCCAAGAGCGACAACCTCGGCCCGGCCATCAGTGCCTTCCTCGACAACAAGAACCTGACCGCCGACCAGCAGAACGAAATCCATCGCCTGCTGGGCCTCTATGCGCGGGTGAAGTACGGCGCCGCCGCCACCGAAACCCTGCGCGAGCTGGTGGAGATTCCGACCTTCCAGGTGGCCGGCGTAGCCCAGCATGACAACCCCGAGTTCACCAAGATCGCCGCCAAGATCAAAAGCCTGGCCGAGTCGTTCAACCTGAACTTCCGCAACATCGACAACCGTGTCTACGAGATTTCCCTGGAAGGCAGCGGCGATGAAGTCGTCGGCATCCACGCCCACGCCGACGTGGTGCCGGTAACCCCGGAAAACTGGGTGCTGAAAGATGGCACCAAGCTCGATCCGTTCAAGGTCACGCTGATCGGCGACCGCATGTATGGCCGTGGCACAGAGGATGACAAGAACGGCATCGTGGTGGCGATGTACGCGATGAAGGTGATCAAGGAAGAGAAGCTGCCCCTGGCGCGCAACTTCAAGCTGCTGGTGGACACCACCGAGGAAACCTCCGGCGACGCGATCCCGTACTATTTCGAACACAACCCAACGCCTAACTACAACCTGGCGCTGGATGGCGGCTACCCGGTGGTGATCGCCGAGAAAGGCTACGGCACGGTCATGGCCAAGTTTCCCAAGCGCAAGGCTGAAGGCAAAGGCGCAGAAATCATCTCGATGACCGGCGGCAAGGCCACCAATCAGATTCCTTCGGCGTCGGTGGTGACATTGCTCACTGACAAGCCCGCCGAACTGGCCGCCAGCCTGCAAAAGGCCGGCAGCGAGTACGCCAAGCGCAATGGCGGCGACTTCGAAGTGGCGGCCAAGGTGGTCGGCAAAGACGTTCAGTTGACCGTCACCGGCGTGTCCGCCCACTCCTCCGAGCCGGAGTCCGGGGTGAACCCGGTGGCCAGGGTGCTCGACTTCCTCAATAGCCTCGACGGCAAGGTGGCGCTCAAGCACAACCAGTTCACCGACGCGGCGCATTATGCCGCCAATAACTGGGGCCTGGATTACCTGGGCGGCAAGCTGGGCGTGGGTTTCTCCGATGCGTTCATGGGGCCGCTGACCACGTCGTTGACCTATGTGGGCGAGGATGACAACACCTTCAAACTGGCCGTCAACCTGCGCGTGCCGAAGGGTAAGTCGCCGGAAGCGCTCAAGGCTGAAATCGCTGACAAGCTGGCCGCCTGGACCCAGAAGAACCACGTGGCCGTGAGCTTCGACTACTCCATCGCCGAACCGATGTACCGCAACCCTGAGGGCGAGTGGGTCAAGGCACTGTTGGCGGTGGCCAGCGAAAACCTGGGCATGGAGCACAAGTACGGCACATCGGCCGGCGCGACCTCGGTGCATGAGTTACCGAATGGCGTGCAGTTCGGCCTGGCGCGGCCGGAGGTCAAGTACACCGGCCATACCGACAACGAGTTCAAGACCGTCGACCAGTTCCTGCTGGACCTGCAGATTGTCACTGAAATGATGGGCCGCATCGGGCAACTTCCGAAGCTTTGA
- a CDS encoding ADP-ribosylglycohydrolase family protein, which translates to MLMKLSDRYRGSLLGLACGDAVGTTVEFMRRGSFAPVTDMVGGGPFQLLPGQWTDDTSMALCLAESLLRKNGFDAADQMGRYLNWWKWGYLSSTGECFDIGTTVRDALAEYQLSGDPFAGSTDPYSAGNGSMMRLAPLVLFYFPDAERLSEFTVDSSRTTHGALEAIECCLVLAECIANALRGDPKAQVVKVDYLKLSQPKVADIASGHYLDKARSDIVGSGYAVASLEAALWCFHHTDSFAEAVLVATNLGDDADTTAAIVGQLAGAYYGVQSIPAEWLDKLWQREDIQETADALFQAAQTQAAAF; encoded by the coding sequence ATGTTGATGAAGCTTTCAGACCGTTACCGCGGCAGCCTGCTTGGCCTGGCGTGTGGTGATGCGGTAGGGACCACCGTTGAGTTCATGCGCCGTGGTTCGTTTGCTCCGGTTACCGATATGGTCGGTGGCGGCCCCTTCCAGCTTTTGCCGGGCCAGTGGACGGATGACACGTCCATGGCGCTGTGTCTGGCCGAAAGCCTGCTGCGCAAGAATGGTTTTGACGCTGCCGATCAGATGGGGCGTTATCTGAACTGGTGGAAGTGGGGCTATCTGAGCTCGACGGGGGAGTGTTTCGATATTGGTACGACGGTTCGTGATGCATTGGCGGAGTATCAGCTCAGCGGTGACCCGTTCGCAGGCTCTACGGACCCATACTCGGCGGGTAACGGGTCGATGATGCGCCTGGCTCCGCTGGTGCTGTTCTATTTTCCTGATGCCGAGCGGCTGAGTGAGTTCACCGTCGACAGTTCTCGCACTACCCATGGCGCGTTGGAGGCGATTGAGTGCTGCCTGGTATTGGCGGAGTGTATTGCGAACGCGCTGCGCGGAGATCCGAAAGCGCAGGTAGTGAAGGTGGACTATCTGAAGTTAAGCCAACCCAAAGTTGCCGACATTGCCAGCGGCCACTACCTCGATAAGGCGCGCAGCGACATCGTTGGTTCGGGTTACGCAGTGGCTTCGCTTGAGGCGGCGCTGTGGTGTTTTCATCACACCGACAGCTTTGCCGAAGCCGTTTTGGTCGCGACAAACCTGGGCGATGACGCCGACACCACTGCGGCAATCGTGGGGCAGTTGGCTGGCGCGTATTACGGTGTGCAAAGCATTCCGGCCGAGTGGTTGGACAAGTTGTGGCAGCGTGAAGATATTCAGGAAACTGCCGACGCGTTGTTTCAGGCTGCACAAACCCAGGCTGCCGCATTTTAG
- the rtcR gene encoding RNA repair transcriptional activator RtcR, with translation MSQKRTVAIGFIGSTLDRVGKGANRWNHWRPSVGLCQQQEVLINRLELIHGIDARDVSLAQRVRDDIQQVSPETEVRLHPMHLKNPWDFEEVYGALHDFTAAYHFDTDHEDYLVHITTGTHVAQICWFLLTEARYLPARLIQTSPARRRNEEERATGTHALIDLDLSRYDRIASRFAHKRLESLAFLKSGIATRNPAFNRSIEQIERVAVRSKAPMLLIGPTGAGKSFLARRIYELKRSRHQVQGRFVEVNCATLRGDGAMSALFGHIKGAFTGAQNARDGLLRAADGGMLFLDEIGELGLDEQAMLLKAVEEKRFFPLGGDQEVTSDFLIIAGTHRDLRGRVAEGLFREDLYARINLWTFDLPGLAGRREDIEPNIDFELERHAREQGQVVRFNLEARRRYLAFACSSEAAWLGNFRELSASITRMATLADSGRIDESQTQEEIDRLRYAWGVESPQNDWLSRLGVDTELDLFDQLQLNAVIEICHQSDSISDAGRRLFGVSRQAKAQPNDADRLRKYLARFSIDWKQLAELKG, from the coding sequence ATGAGTCAAAAACGCACCGTTGCCATCGGTTTTATCGGCTCAACCCTCGACCGGGTCGGCAAAGGTGCCAACCGCTGGAACCATTGGCGTCCCAGCGTGGGCCTCTGCCAGCAGCAAGAGGTACTGATTAATCGCCTCGAACTGATTCACGGCATCGATGCCCGCGACGTCAGCCTGGCTCAGCGAGTCCGCGACGACATCCAGCAGGTTTCGCCGGAAACCGAGGTGCGGCTGCACCCGATGCACCTGAAGAACCCCTGGGATTTCGAGGAGGTGTACGGCGCGTTGCACGACTTCACCGCCGCTTACCACTTCGATACCGACCACGAGGACTACCTGGTCCACATCACGACCGGCACCCACGTCGCGCAAATCTGCTGGTTCCTGCTGACGGAAGCGCGCTATCTGCCCGCCCGCTTGATCCAGACCTCCCCGGCTCGCCGTCGCAACGAAGAAGAGCGCGCCACCGGCACCCATGCCCTGATCGACCTCGACCTGTCACGCTACGACCGTATCGCATCGCGCTTCGCCCACAAGCGTCTGGAAAGCCTGGCCTTCCTCAAATCCGGAATCGCCACCCGCAACCCGGCCTTCAATCGCTCCATCGAACAAATCGAACGTGTGGCCGTACGCTCCAAAGCGCCGATGCTGCTGATCGGCCCAACAGGTGCCGGCAAGTCATTCCTCGCGCGGCGCATCTACGAACTCAAGCGCAGCCGGCATCAAGTCCAGGGGCGCTTTGTCGAAGTGAACTGCGCCACCTTGCGCGGCGATGGCGCGATGTCGGCGCTGTTCGGCCATATCAAAGGCGCCTTCACCGGCGCCCAGAACGCTCGCGATGGCTTGCTGCGCGCGGCGGATGGCGGCATGTTGTTCCTGGATGAGATTGGCGAACTGGGGCTCGACGAACAGGCAATGCTGCTCAAGGCCGTCGAAGAAAAACGCTTCTTCCCCCTCGGCGGAGACCAGGAAGTCACCAGCGACTTCCTGATCATCGCCGGCACCCACCGCGACCTGCGCGGCCGCGTCGCCGAAGGGCTGTTCCGCGAAGACCTGTACGCCCGGATCAACCTCTGGACCTTCGACCTGCCGGGCCTGGCCGGGCGCCGCGAAGACATCGAGCCCAACATCGACTTCGAACTGGAGCGCCATGCACGCGAACAAGGCCAGGTGGTGCGCTTCAACCTGGAAGCACGCCGGCGTTACCTCGCCTTTGCCTGCTCCAGCGAAGCGGCGTGGCTGGGCAACTTTCGCGAACTGTCGGCGTCCATCACGCGCATGGCCACCCTGGCGGACAGCGGGCGCATCGACGAAAGCCAGACCCAGGAAGAAATCGATCGACTGCGCTACGCCTGGGGCGTGGAGTCGCCGCAAAACGATTGGCTGTCACGCCTGGGCGTCGATACCGAACTGGACCTGTTCGACCAGTTGCAACTCAACGCCGTGATCGAAATCTGCCACCAGTCCGACAGTATTTCCGATGCGGGGAGACGCCTGTTCGGCGTCTCCCGACAAGCCAAGGCGCAACCGAACGATGCCGACCGATTGCGCAAATACCTGGCGCGGTTTTCGATTGACTGGAAGCAGTTGGCGGAGTTGAAGGGCTGA
- a CDS encoding vWA domain-containing protein, producing the protein MANSQVFNTQQAKLPACDTLNATQVPAYAYSAKHKLAQLAVTGCLNQTFHASAESQLDSVLQLAGELDSRYVAKVACYARRQGHMKDMPALLLAALVAQRSVMVPQVFEQVVDSGKMLRNFVQILRSGVTGRKSLGSQPKRLVQNWLNTATERQLLQASVGNQPSLADVVKMVHPKPTEPWREAFFAWLIGRPVDVQALPELTRALLAFRSGSSTEVPAVPFQLLGNEKLSKEQWAAQADNMGWQALRMNLNTFARQGAFEVPGFAWQVAARLADAEAIAKARVYPYQLLAAYRMAGDDVPARVREALQDALELSLANVPVLQGSVVVCPDVSGSMHSPVTGYREGATSAVRCIDVAALIGAAILRKQPDACLMPFENHVVDIRLNPRDSVMSNAKKLAAIGGGGTNCSAPLAKIAGAKMKVDTVILVSDNESWIDARRQRGTETMRQWELIKQINPQARLVCIDMQPGATTQAADRQDILNVGGFSDAVFDVIAQFAEGRYGAQHWVRAIEAMEV; encoded by the coding sequence ATGGCCAACTCCCAGGTCTTCAACACCCAGCAGGCGAAACTGCCTGCATGCGACACCTTGAACGCTACACAGGTACCGGCTTATGCCTACAGTGCCAAGCACAAACTGGCCCAGTTGGCAGTCACCGGTTGCTTGAACCAGACCTTCCACGCCTCAGCTGAAAGCCAGCTGGACAGCGTATTGCAACTGGCCGGCGAGCTGGACAGCCGTTATGTCGCCAAGGTCGCGTGTTATGCCCGCCGCCAGGGCCACATGAAAGACATGCCGGCGTTGCTGTTGGCTGCATTGGTGGCCCAGCGTTCGGTGATGGTGCCGCAGGTGTTCGAGCAGGTCGTGGACAGCGGCAAGATGTTGCGCAACTTCGTGCAAATCCTGCGCAGCGGAGTGACCGGACGCAAATCCCTGGGTTCGCAGCCCAAACGCCTGGTACAGAACTGGTTGAACACCGCGACGGAGCGTCAGTTGTTGCAAGCCTCGGTGGGTAATCAACCGTCGTTGGCGGATGTGGTGAAAATGGTTCACCCCAAGCCCACTGAACCATGGCGTGAAGCGTTCTTCGCCTGGTTGATCGGGCGGCCAGTGGATGTACAGGCCTTGCCGGAGTTGACCCGGGCTTTGCTCGCCTTTCGTAGCGGTTCAAGCACCGAAGTACCGGCGGTACCGTTCCAGTTGCTTGGAAACGAGAAGCTCAGCAAGGAACAGTGGGCTGCCCAGGCCGATAACATGGGCTGGCAGGCGCTGCGCATGAACCTCAACACCTTTGCCCGCCAGGGCGCATTCGAGGTGCCAGGGTTTGCATGGCAAGTGGCAGCGCGATTGGCTGATGCAGAGGCGATCGCCAAGGCGCGGGTGTACCCGTACCAGCTGCTGGCGGCGTATCGGATGGCCGGAGATGACGTACCGGCGCGTGTGCGGGAGGCCTTGCAGGATGCTCTTGAGTTGTCCCTGGCCAACGTGCCGGTTTTGCAGGGTTCGGTAGTGGTTTGCCCTGATGTGTCGGGCTCGATGCACAGCCCGGTGACCGGTTACCGCGAGGGCGCCACGAGCGCTGTACGTTGCATCGATGTGGCGGCCTTGATTGGCGCCGCGATCTTGCGCAAGCAGCCGGACGCATGCTTGATGCCGTTTGAAAATCATGTGGTGGATATCCGGCTCAACCCGCGTGACAGTGTGATGAGCAATGCGAAGAAACTGGCAGCCATCGGCGGAGGCGGGACCAACTGTTCGGCGCCGCTGGCCAAGATAGCCGGCGCCAAAATGAAAGTGGACACGGTGATACTGGTGTCCGACAACGAGTCGTGGATTGACGCAAGGCGCCAGCGCGGTACCGAAACCATGCGCCAATGGGAGCTGATCAAACAGATCAACCCGCAAGCGCGGTTGGTGTGTATCGATATGCAGCCGGGCGCGACGACGCAGGCGGCGGACCGCCAGGACATTTTGAATGTAGGAGGCTTCAGTGATGCGGTATTTGATGTGATCGCACAGTTCGCCGAAGGGCGCTACGGTGCGCAACATTGGGTACGGGCGATTGAAGCAATGGAAGTTTGA